A window from Telopea speciosissima isolate NSW1024214 ecotype Mountain lineage chromosome 8, Tspe_v1, whole genome shotgun sequence encodes these proteins:
- the LOC122671494 gene encoding glutathione S-transferase U17-like — protein MADGDVKLVGAWPSPFVMRARIALNIKTITYEFLQETFAPKSQLLLQSNPVYKKIPVLIHADKPICESLIIVQYVDEIWTSGPSILPSDPYDRAIARFWAVYIDDKWFPALSGIQKAESEEAKAAGIEQVKDGLVLLEEAFQKCNKGKKGSFFGGERIGYLDIAFGCFLGWLKVTEKFNGVKFLDETKTPGLVGWAEKFCSDPAVKDVMPETEKLAEFAKILHARSKAAPPS, from the exons ATGGCTGACGGTGACGTGAAGCTCGTGGGCGCATGGCCAAGCCCGTTCGTGATGCGGGCGAGAATCGCCCTAAACATCAAGACCATCACCTACGAGTTTCTCCAAGAAACGTTTGCACCCAAAAGCCAACTCCTCCTCCAATCCAACCCTGTCTACAAGAAAATCCCAGTTCTCATCCACGCCGACAAACCCATATGTGAATCCCTCATTATCGTCCAATACGTCGACGAGATCTGGACCTCCGGTCCCTCAATCCTCCCTTCCGACCCTTACGATCGCGCCATCGCCCGCTTTTGGGCTGTCTACATCGATGATAAG TGGTTTCCGGCTTTAAGTGGAATACAAAAAGCTGAGAGTGAGGAAGCGAAAGCGGCGGGGATAGAGCAAGTCAAGGATGGATTGGTGTTGCTGGAAGAAGCTTTCCAGAAGTGTAACAAAGGGAAGAAGGGTTCTTTCTTTGGTGGGGAGAGGATTGGGTACCTTGACATCGCATTTGGTTGTttcttgggttggctcaagGTGACTGAGAAGTTTAATGGAGTGAAGTTCTTGGACGAAACTAAGACGCCTGGTTTGGTGGGTTGGGCTGAAAAATTCTGTTCGGATCCGGCGGTGAAGGATGTGATGCCGGAAACGGAAAAGCTGGCGGAATTCGCTAAGATCTTGCATGCCAGGTCCAAGGCTGCTCCGCCCAGTTAA